A portion of the Oxynema aestuarii AP17 genome contains these proteins:
- a CDS encoding NAD(+) kinase — translation MQLKHAIIAHKAGDHLSRRRAEQCARELEARGCKVLMGPSGSKDNPYPVFLASATSAIDLALVLGGDGTALAAARHLAAENIPILAVNVGGHLGFLTQPSETFQDSEKVWDYLLEDRYAVQRRMMIEAQIFEGDRSNLIPASDRYLALNEMCVKPAAADRMITSILEMEIDGEVVDQYQGDGLLVATPTGSTCYTVSANGPIVHDGMEAMVVTPICPLSLSSRPIVLPPGSVVSIWPLADRDLSTKLWMDGVLASSIWPGHRVDVKVADCRAKFIILRENYSYYNTLREKLQWAGARIHYSNNHRN, via the coding sequence GTGCAACTCAAACACGCGATAATCGCCCATAAAGCCGGAGACCACCTCAGTCGCCGTCGAGCCGAACAGTGCGCCCGCGAACTCGAAGCGCGCGGCTGTAAGGTGTTGATGGGTCCGAGTGGTTCCAAGGACAATCCCTACCCGGTTTTCCTCGCTTCTGCTACGTCGGCGATCGATCTAGCCCTGGTTTTGGGCGGCGACGGAACGGCACTGGCTGCGGCCCGTCATTTAGCGGCGGAAAATATTCCGATTTTGGCGGTCAATGTCGGCGGACATTTGGGCTTTTTAACTCAGCCGTCGGAGACGTTTCAAGATAGCGAGAAGGTTTGGGATTACTTGCTCGAAGATCGCTACGCGGTGCAGCGTCGGATGATGATCGAAGCTCAGATTTTTGAGGGCGATCGCTCTAATTTAATTCCCGCTAGCGATCGCTATTTGGCCCTCAATGAAATGTGTGTCAAACCCGCCGCCGCCGATCGCATGATTACTTCGATTCTAGAAATGGAAATTGACGGGGAAGTGGTGGATCAATATCAAGGGGACGGGTTGCTCGTCGCTACGCCGACAGGTTCGACCTGTTACACCGTTTCCGCCAACGGTCCGATCGTTCACGACGGGATGGAGGCGATGGTCGTCACGCCGATTTGTCCGTTGAGTCTGTCGAGTCGTCCGATTGTTTTGCCTCCCGGGTCGGTGGTCAGTATTTGGCCCCTTGCCGATCGTGATTTGAGTACGAAACTGTGGATGGATGGGGTCTTGGCGAGTTCGATTTGGCCGGGACATCGGGTTGATGTCAAAGTAGCGGATTGTCGCGCTAAATTTATTATCCTGCGCGAAAATTATTCCTACTACAATACGTTACGAGAAAAGTTGCAGTGGGCGGGGGCGAGGATTCATTACAGTAATAATCATCGCAATTGA
- a CDS encoding calcium-binding protein: protein MRILLTIAHYFNPEGGGKHGSLGKNPQPRILALSQCIAHLWSVFGRSQSSIDIAQCAALPVNQAQANDLDIVICTTGDRHLLAQLPLDRNIYRHHATHAEPMFLGFECQAVLRDSLGHYDYYCYLEDDLILRDPWFFIKLKWFTQHAGDACLLQPNRYEIAMQGQRYKAYIDGDLAPKVTARFQNVKEAPELKGKIMEESVMFKRTLNPHSGCYFLNARQMAYWAQQPYFLDRDPSFIGPLESAATLGIMRTFKIYKPARDHAGFLEIQHFGSAFLQLIGNTVRLD, encoded by the coding sequence ATGCGAATTTTATTGACGATTGCCCACTATTTCAATCCAGAAGGGGGCGGAAAACACGGTTCTCTCGGAAAAAACCCTCAACCGCGCATTCTCGCCCTAAGCCAGTGCATTGCTCATTTATGGTCCGTATTCGGTCGATCTCAATCCTCGATCGACATTGCCCAATGTGCGGCCCTCCCGGTCAATCAGGCGCAAGCCAACGACCTCGATATTGTCATTTGTACCACGGGCGATCGTCATTTATTGGCACAACTTCCCCTCGATCGCAATATTTATCGCCACCATGCGACTCACGCAGAACCGATGTTTCTCGGGTTTGAATGTCAAGCGGTTCTTCGCGACAGTTTGGGTCATTACGATTATTATTGCTATCTCGAAGATGATTTAATCCTGCGCGATCCGTGGTTTTTTATCAAACTCAAATGGTTTACGCAACATGCGGGAGATGCGTGTTTGTTGCAGCCGAATCGCTACGAAATCGCCATGCAGGGCCAGCGTTACAAAGCTTACATCGATGGCGATTTGGCACCGAAAGTAACGGCGCGCTTTCAGAATGTCAAGGAAGCGCCGGAACTCAAGGGCAAAATTATGGAAGAGTCGGTTATGTTTAAGCGGACTCTCAATCCCCACTCGGGATGTTATTTTCTTAATGCCCGACAGATGGCGTATTGGGCGCAGCAACCCTATTTTTTAGACCGAGATCCGAGTTTTATCGGTCCGTTGGAAAGTGCGGCGACGTTGGGAATTATGCGAACGTTCAAGATTTACAAACCTGCTAGGGATCATGCGGGCTTTTTGGAAATTCAGCATTTCGGTAGTGCGTTTCTCCAGTTAATTGGAAACACGGTGCGTTTGGATTGA
- a CDS encoding glycosyltransferase family protein gives MPDSNLLGLIPADARRVVEICDDRPSNARESASQRATHYRRINPRGEYLTIACDRHASDVVEPAIVEQSVDCLVFDRTLTQVFDPLKLLQSSARWLSENGQVVACIPNVQYWHHLVYLLRGLGLEQGTNFDNCQLRFFSLETIKKLFNQAGLNLYEVQTVGVQTEAFKEFAHTLSPVVKELGLDPQTFATQANTESYLVRASKTESPPRRLFVHTILMAPTACDRPRVLDPDRLSNTIPGVRAIAEVKNADLSLALPQEEKVFIWQRTILKYPHDFARLRELLRRDYLIIAEIDDDPLRRPQYEQNRFLSYRGCHGVQTSTEPLADYLRQHNPNVAVFANQLTELPPERSYKNDGTCTIFFGALNREADWEPIVGELNRVLGKYRDRVRVKVIHDRKFWNALQSLEGDRKDFEAFCPYERYLEIMDECDLALLPLTPTRVNSMKSDLKFLECAGHGVAVLASPVVYEHTIVEGKTGLIYRTVEEFGKHLEALITDPLLRQTLAQNAYRWVAENRLLCQHYRQRSEWYKQLRDRLPELNRQLRDRLPELFAD, from the coding sequence ATGCCTGATTCAAACTTACTCGGATTGATTCCCGCCGATGCGCGACGGGTTGTTGAAATTTGCGACGATCGCCCGTCGAATGCGCGGGAATCGGCTTCGCAACGGGCCACACACTATCGCCGCATCAATCCCCGGGGGGAATATCTGACGATCGCGTGCGATCGCCATGCCTCGGACGTCGTCGAACCCGCGATCGTCGAACAGTCCGTGGATTGTTTGGTGTTCGATCGCACCTTGACCCAAGTCTTCGACCCGCTTAAATTGCTACAGTCGAGCGCCCGTTGGTTGAGCGAAAACGGGCAAGTTGTTGCCTGTATTCCTAACGTTCAATATTGGCACCATCTCGTCTATTTATTGCGCGGTCTAGGGTTGGAACAAGGCACGAATTTTGACAATTGTCAACTACGTTTTTTTAGTTTGGAAACGATTAAAAAATTATTTAATCAAGCCGGATTAAATCTCTACGAAGTGCAAACCGTAGGCGTTCAAACAGAAGCCTTTAAAGAATTCGCTCATACCCTCTCTCCCGTGGTCAAAGAATTGGGCTTAGATCCTCAAACCTTTGCCACGCAAGCCAATACCGAATCTTATTTAGTACGAGCAAGTAAAACGGAAAGTCCTCCCCGAAGATTGTTCGTGCATACGATTTTAATGGCGCCGACGGCGTGCGATCGCCCTCGGGTTCTCGACCCCGATCGCTTGAGTAATACGATTCCCGGAGTACGGGCGATCGCCGAAGTCAAAAATGCCGATCTTTCCCTCGCCTTACCCCAAGAAGAAAAAGTCTTTATTTGGCAGCGTACCATTTTAAAATATCCCCACGATTTCGCTCGCTTGCGCGAATTACTGCGACGAGATTATCTGATTATTGCCGAAATTGACGACGACCCGTTACGCCGTCCCCAATACGAACAAAATCGCTTTCTGAGTTATCGAGGTTGTCATGGGGTACAAACCTCTACCGAACCTCTCGCCGACTATTTGCGCCAACACAATCCGAATGTTGCCGTTTTTGCCAATCAACTGACCGAATTACCGCCAGAACGAAGCTATAAAAATGACGGAACCTGTACGATTTTCTTCGGGGCTTTGAATCGCGAGGCAGATTGGGAACCGATTGTCGGAGAACTGAATCGAGTGTTAGGAAAATACCGCGATCGCGTGCGGGTGAAAGTCATTCACGATCGCAAGTTTTGGAATGCCTTGCAGAGTTTAGAGGGCGATCGTAAAGATTTTGAAGCTTTTTGTCCTTACGAACGATATTTAGAAATTATGGACGAATGCGACCTCGCCTTACTCCCGCTTACGCCGACGCGGGTTAACAGCATGAAGTCCGATCTCAAGTTTCTCGAATGCGCCGGACATGGGGTGGCAGTATTGGCGAGTCCGGTGGTTTACGAACACACGATCGTTGAAGGAAAAACTGGCTTAATTTATCGTACTGTCGAAGAATTTGGCAAGCATTTAGAGGCGTTAATTACCGATCCGCTTTTACGGCAAACATTAGCCCAAAATGCCTATCGGTGGGTGGCTGAAAATCGCTTACTCTGTCAGCATTACCGCCAACGCAGCGAGTGGTACAAACAATTACGCGATCGCCTACCCGAATTAAATCGTCAGTTGCGCGATCGCCTTCCCGAACTCTTTGCCGATTAA